From Corynebacterium aquatimens:
CTCACGCAGACCAATGACTACCTCAACGCCGGACTCGCGCAGGTTCTGTGCGTGAGCGTGGCCCTGGGAGCCGTAGCCGATGATGGCCACCTTGCGGCCCTGGATGATGGACAGATCTGCATCGTCGTCGTAGAAGACTTCAATAGCCATGAGAGGGGTTCTCCTTGTTTCGGTTCGTTGAACGGTAATCGATTATGCCAGCACGGGTTACTTGCCAGGGGACAGGGTCTTGGCGCCGCGGCTGAGTGCTACGCGACCGGACTGGACGTACTCGCGGATGCCGAACGGCTCGAGCACATCGAGGAACGCGTAGAGCTTGCTGGTTGTACCGGTGGCCTCAATGACCACGGAATCCGGGGCAACATCCACGACGCGGGCACGGAAAATGTTGGCTGCGTCGACCACCTGGGGGCGGTTGGAGTTGTTCGCGTTGACCTTGACTAGAAGCATCGACCGGGCGATCGTGCTTTCCTCATCGAGGCGAAGGACCTTGAGCACCTGGACGAGTTTGTTCAGCTGTTTGGTGATCTGCTCGATAGCGTGCTCGGAGGCATCCACCACCACGGTCAGGCGCGCGATCCCTGGGGTCTCCGTTTTTGCGGAGACTAGGGATACCAGGTTAAATCCGCGGCGGGTGAACATCGCGGTCACGCGCGTGATGATGCCGTCGACGTCTTCGACCAGCACCGAAAGGACGGAGCGCGTGACGTCATCGTGTTGTTGTTCTGCGTACATTGCTCTTCTCCCCTACTTGTCGCTGTCAGTGGTGTGTGCGTCGGCTGCGTCGGCTGCGTCGGTCAAGCCGGGCTCATCGCTGGCGTCCTGGACGGACTTGTGGATTTCGGCGGGTTCTTCGCCGGCTTGGGTCTCTTCGTCGAAAAGCGGGCGCAAATCGCGCGCGTACTGGATTTCAGAGTTCGAGCTTCCGGCGGAGATCATCGGCCAGACCTGGGCGTCTTCGCCCACGACGAAGTCGATGACGACAGGCTTGTCGTTGATCTCGCGAGCGCGCTGAATTGCGGGCAAGACTTCCTCTTCTTTGGTGACGCGGATTGCGACGGCGCCGAGTGCCTCCGAAAGCTGGAGGAAGTCCGGGATGTAGCTGCTGTCTTGGTGGAGCTTGGTGTGGGAGTAGTTGCCGTCGTAGAACAGCGTCTGCCACTGGCGCACCATGCCCAGGTTGCCGTTGTTGATCAGGGCGATCTTGATGGGGAATCCCTCGACCGCGGCGGTGGTGATTTCCTGGTTGGTCATCTGGAAGCAACCATCACCGTCGATGGCCCAGACTTCTTTCTCCGGGCAGGCGGCCTTCGCGCCGAGTGCGGCGGGCACGGAGTAGCCCATCGTGCCCAGGCCACCGGAGTTGAGCCAGGTGCGTGGGTGTTCAAAGTCGATGAACTGGGCGGCCCACATTTGGTGCTGGCCAACACCAGCGACGTAGACGGCCTCAGGGCCAGCTTCTTTGGACAGGGTCTCAATGACGAACTGCGGGGACAGCGACCCGTCCGACTGGGCCTCGTAGCCGCGCGGGAAGCGGCGGCACAGGTCACCGAGGTATTCCATCCACGGGCCGATCTCCGGTTTGTGGAGCTTCTTGGAGTGTTTGAAGGAGTGAAGCAGGTCCCGTAGAACCTCGCGGGCATCGCCGACGATCGGGCACTCGGCGTTGCGGATCTTGCCCACTTCTGCCGGGTCGATGTCCGCGTGGATCACCTTTGCATCCGGCGCGAAGTGCTCCGGGTCGCCGGTAACGCGGTCGTCGAAACGCGCGCCGATGGTGATGAGCAGATCGGCCTTCTGCAGCGCGGCAACAGCGGGAACCGTTCCGTGCATACCCGGCATACCCATGTTCAGCGGGTGGCCGCACGGGAAAGCGCCAAGCGCCATCAAAGTGGTCACCACGGGAACACCGGTGAGCTCAGCGAACTCGAGGAGTTCCTTGTGCGCGCCCGCTTTAATGATGCCGCCGCCGGCGTAGATCACGGGACGCTCCGCCTCAGCGATCATCTTGGCGGCCTGCGCGATCTGGCGGTTGTGCGGCTTGATCGTCGGCTTGTAGCCGGGCAGGTCCACGACGGGTGGCCACTCGAAATCAAACTCAGCGTTCTGGACATCTTTAGGGAAGTCCACCAGAACCGGGCCGGGGCGGCCGGTGGAAGCGATGTGGAATGCGGCTGCCAAGGCAACCGGGATCATCTCCGGTTCCTTGACCATGATGTTGTGCTTTGTAATCGGCATCGTGATACCGCGGATGTCTGCCTCCTGGAAGGCATCGGTGCCCAGCAGCGAGGAACCAACCTGGCCGGTGATGGCAACGATCGGCACGGAATCAAGGTAGGCATCGGCGATCGCCGTGACCAGGTTCGTCGCGCCCGGGCCAGACGTTGCCAGGCACACGCCGACCTTGCCGGAGGCTTGGGCGTAGCCCACCGCAGCGTGGCCAGCGCCCTGCTCATGGCGTACGAGCACGTGGCGGAGTTTCTCCGCGTTGTACAACGCGTCATACAGCGGCAAGACAGCGCCGCCAGGTAGACCGAAGATGAGGTCTACGTCCAGGGCTTCGAGGCTGCGGACAATCGCGTCCGCGCCCGTCATGCGCTCAGAGATCTTGGGACCCTTGCCGTGCTTGGCCGGCTTGTCCTTTTTATCGTGCTTCGTATCCGCTGACACCGTCTACATGCTCCTGAGGTAGGGACTGTACAAAGAAACCCCCGGCCAGTCACTGTCCGTGCTGTCGAGGGCGCGTTGTGGTTTCCGACTAGGTGTAGCCGCTACGGCACGCGCCGCGACTGTACTGCTACTAGGTCGAAAATGATCACGGCGTAAATAATACACAAGCCAGCAAGAAACCCTCATATATAGGGCACGATTGGGCCGTGCCTATGCTTTTCCTCCCCGCAAGCCGGAAGGATCACTACAGTGTTTTTCCAGGCAGAAGGCGTTATGCTGTAGCGCATTATGCCTTTTTCCCTCCTCTTGGATCACCTGTGGCGCTGGTTAGCCGACACGGGTGTGAACATCGCCATCCTCATAGTCATCGCTTTGCTCATTCCGCGCGCTGGCCGTTTGGTCAACCGGATGATGGAGCGCAACGTTCAAAACAGCGTAGACTCCGATGACGCGAAATCCAGGCTGGCCATTACCGGCGTGGTCGTGTACCTCGGCCAGGTCGTTGCCTTCTTCATTGTGCTGGTGTTCTTCCTGCAGCAGCTCGGCTTCTCTCTCGCCGGCGCAGCGATCCCGGCCACTGTTGTCTCTGCCGCCATCGGTTTCGGTGCACAGTCCATCATCGCGGACTTCCTGGCAGGCTTTTTCATCCTGACCGAAAAGCAGTACGGCGTTGGCGACTGGGTCTCGTTCCAAGGCTCCGGCGTGGACGTGACCGGCGATGTCATCCAGATCACCATGCGCTCGACCCAAATTCGCCAAATGGATCACTCGACGGTGACCATCCCCAACTCCACCGCCGCGGTGTGCATTAACGCCTCCAACGTATGGTCACGCGCGCTGGTCATCATCCCGGTTCCTCTGCTTGGTTCGCGCAGCGCCGAGGAAGTCCTTGCCCGCACCGAGCGCGCGGCACGCAAGGCCATCGCAGATCCAGAAATCAACGAAACGCTCGTCGGCGACCTCATTGTTCAACCGGCACTTGACGTTAACCCACCCGCCACCGTGGGCATGCCGTGGACCGTGGACATGCGCATCATGATCCGCGTCAAGCCTGGTGACCAGTGGGCCGCCGAGCGCGCCATCCGCGTCGCGGTCCTCGACGAATTCTGGGAGGAATACGGCTCCGCCACGACGGTCGATGGCACGCTTGTCGACGATCTGGATCAGGCGTTGGCCGGAGTAGCTGTTAAGGAGTCGTCGATAAGCGATGAAGGCTCCCCTGAACTCGCGCGGGTGGTGAGCCGCGCCGACGACTCGAAGGTGTCGAAGGAAGACACCCCGACGGAGTACTTCCGCCCGGTGTTTGCGCGCAACAACGGCAATTACTTTGAGAACCGCGAGATCAAGGAGCTGGAAGAACTCTCCGCGCAGGACAAGCAGCAGCCGGTGCCCTACAACGACGGTCCAGGCGCCGATCCGGCAGCCCGCAAGAGCTCGCCGCGCAGTGAAGACGAAGCGGCACGCGACGCGGAAGAATCCCCGGAGACCGCCGCGTTCAGCCCGGATGGTGAGCCGCACGAGGAAACACCGCAACCAACGAGCACCCGACGCTTTGCGACGCTGGGTGGGCGCGTGCGCGCCTCAACGATGGGTCTGCTGGTGACGTTCGTTGGCCTTTTGATTCTGCGCGGGCTGATGTACTCCGACGCCGAGGAAGGCGCAGGCGTACTTGCTCCCCCACGCACACAAAGCTCGACGGAGGCTCCCGAACCGCTACCCGAATCGGAGCCAGCGAACACCGCCCCCGCGGAACCCGTCGTGTCCCAATACCCGCCGACCACCGGCAACTACCCTGACGGCCGCCAAAACAGCGGCGCCAACAGTGGGAACAACAATGGGACCAACAGTGGGGCTAACAACGGGTACAACCAGCAGAACCAGCCCCAGAACCAACAACAACCGAACCAACAGCAGAACCAGCAGAACCAGCCCCAAAACCAGCAGCAACCGAACCAACAGCAAAACCAGCAGAATCAGCAGAATCAGCAGAACCAGCAAAACCAGCCCCAAAACCAGTCGCAGGACCCCGCTGGCGGCGCGGGCCAGAACCAGATCCCGCAGCAGGTAAACCCCCAAGTCAATCAGAATCAGTAGGTTTAGCTCCCCGATTCGCCACCGCGAATAGGCCCGTACCGCAGGTCTCCTATAGCATGACACCCATGACTTCGACGGACACGCCTGCTGCACACACGGAAGGACGCACCTTTGCGCCGGACCGAACGCACCTGGTGGCGGTGTTCTTCATGGTCGGAATGGCGCTGATCGGGATTTCCTGGGCGCCGTTATACCTCGGGTGGATTCTGATCTTCCCGGTGCTGTTCATCATCTGGGTTTTCACGGCGAAAACCCACGTGAGCGACGCCGGTGTGGACATCACATACCTGTTCAAAAAGAACGTCCACATTGACTGGGACGATTTTGAGGGCGTGAGCTTTAGCCGCGCGAGCGCGAACGCCACCACTACAACCGGCGCGCAGTACCCCATGCCCGGGGTCACGTTCAATTCCCTGCCGGAGCTCTCCGAAGCCTCCAACGGGCGCATCACCGACGTGATCACCGGCGCCGCGGAAGCCGCCGACGGCATGATCGAAGTCATTGATCACAACGGCGACGGCGTACTCATGACCAAAGAGGAATACGAACGCCACCTCGCTGCCACTGGCCGAGCCAGCGGCGACGAGAATAGCACCAAGAGCAGCACTGACAAGAGCAGCACTGCTCCGAAAAGCAGCAACACTACAGCCACGAACCAAAGCAACAACGATTAAGGAGTGACCTCTGTGTCCAACGCGATTCCGCTTCGATCCCGAGTCACCACCGTCGGTAGGCAGGCCGCCGGCGCCCGCGCCCTGTGGAAGGCCACGGGCACGAAGGACAACGAGTTCGGCCGCCCGATCGTAGCGATTGTTAACTCCTACACTCAGTTTGTGCCGGGCCACGTCCACCTGAAGAACGTGGGCGACATCGTGGCCGACGCGGTGCGCGAAGCCGGCGGAATCCCCAAAGAGTTCAACACCATCGCCGTGGAC
This genomic window contains:
- the ilvN gene encoding acetolactate synthase small subunit — encoded protein: MYAEQQHDDVTRSVLSVLVEDVDGIITRVTAMFTRRGFNLVSLVSAKTETPGIARLTVVVDASEHAIEQITKQLNKLVQVLKVLRLDEESTIARSMLLVKVNANNSNRPQVVDAANIFRARVVDVAPDSVVIEATGTTSKLYAFLDVLEPFGIREYVQSGRVALSRGAKTLSPGK
- a CDS encoding acetolactate synthase large subunit, with protein sequence MTGADAIVRSLEALDVDLIFGLPGGAVLPLYDALYNAEKLRHVLVRHEQGAGHAAVGYAQASGKVGVCLATSGPGATNLVTAIADAYLDSVPIVAITGQVGSSLLGTDAFQEADIRGITMPITKHNIMVKEPEMIPVALAAAFHIASTGRPGPVLVDFPKDVQNAEFDFEWPPVVDLPGYKPTIKPHNRQIAQAAKMIAEAERPVIYAGGGIIKAGAHKELLEFAELTGVPVVTTLMALGAFPCGHPLNMGMPGMHGTVPAVAALQKADLLITIGARFDDRVTGDPEHFAPDAKVIHADIDPAEVGKIRNAECPIVGDAREVLRDLLHSFKHSKKLHKPEIGPWMEYLGDLCRRFPRGYEAQSDGSLSPQFVIETLSKEAGPEAVYVAGVGQHQMWAAQFIDFEHPRTWLNSGGLGTMGYSVPAALGAKAACPEKEVWAIDGDGCFQMTNQEITTAAVEGFPIKIALINNGNLGMVRQWQTLFYDGNYSHTKLHQDSSYIPDFLQLSEALGAVAIRVTKEEEVLPAIQRAREINDKPVVIDFVVGEDAQVWPMISAGSSNSEIQYARDLRPLFDEETQAGEEPAEIHKSVQDASDEPGLTDAADAADAHTTDSDK
- a CDS encoding mechanosensitive ion channel family protein, whose product is MPFSLLLDHLWRWLADTGVNIAILIVIALLIPRAGRLVNRMMERNVQNSVDSDDAKSRLAITGVVVYLGQVVAFFIVLVFFLQQLGFSLAGAAIPATVVSAAIGFGAQSIIADFLAGFFILTEKQYGVGDWVSFQGSGVDVTGDVIQITMRSTQIRQMDHSTVTIPNSTAAVCINASNVWSRALVIIPVPLLGSRSAEEVLARTERAARKAIADPEINETLVGDLIVQPALDVNPPATVGMPWTVDMRIMIRVKPGDQWAAERAIRVAVLDEFWEEYGSATTVDGTLVDDLDQALAGVAVKESSISDEGSPELARVVSRADDSKVSKEDTPTEYFRPVFARNNGNYFENREIKELEELSAQDKQQPVPYNDGPGADPAARKSSPRSEDEAARDAEESPETAAFSPDGEPHEETPQPTSTRRFATLGGRVRASTMGLLVTFVGLLILRGLMYSDAEEGAGVLAPPRTQSSTEAPEPLPESEPANTAPAEPVVSQYPPTTGNYPDGRQNSGANSGNNNGTNSGANNGYNQQNQPQNQQQPNQQQNQQNQPQNQQQPNQQQNQQNQQNQQNQQNQPQNQSQDPAGGAGQNQIPQQVNPQVNQNQ
- a CDS encoding PH domain-containing protein — protein: MTSTDTPAAHTEGRTFAPDRTHLVAVFFMVGMALIGISWAPLYLGWILIFPVLFIIWVFTAKTHVSDAGVDITYLFKKNVHIDWDDFEGVSFSRASANATTTTGAQYPMPGVTFNSLPELSEASNGRITDVITGAAEAADGMIEVIDHNGDGVLMTKEEYERHLAATGRASGDENSTKSSTDKSSTAPKSSNTTATNQSNND